The following nucleotide sequence is from Deinococcota bacterium.
TCACCGTGCAGATGGTGGAATTCGCCTTCGCCTTTCCCGCCGCCATGCCTGTCGGCGAGCAGCTCTGGGAAGTCGTCAACAGCGGCGAGCAACTCCACCACCTCGTCCTCGTGCGCATCAGAGAGGGTTTCACGATGGACGACGTGATGGCCTACGCCGAGAGCTTCGAGGGCGAGGACCCCACCGAACAGGTCGGCCACGTCAACATCCTGAGCCCCGGCATCAGCAACTTCGCCTCGTTCGACCTCACGCCCGGCACCTACCTCGCCACATGCTTCTTACCCGACCACGGCGAGGACGGCGACGGCAGGCCGCACTTTCTCCACGGCATGATGCAGACCTTTACGGTCGACGGCGACTGACGCCCGACAGAGGTTCGAGACAGCGAGGAGGGGCAGCCCCCTCCTCGGCTTTTTATTACGTCCCTGCCAAAAAGCTACGTCCCTGCCAAAAACTGCTGCCCGACCCTGAGGAGCCCGTACCACCAGCCGGGCAGGATGCCCAAGAGCACCGTGCCGACGGCGCCGAGGGCGATGGCGGCGCCGGTGGCGCGGCCCTGGTGCCTCATGGGCTCGTACTCGGGCTCGCGGAAGTACATATAGACCACCACTCGAGCATAAAAATACACCGCCACCAC
It contains:
- a CDS encoding NADH-quinone oxidoreductase subunit N produces the protein VVAVYFYARVVVYMYFREPEYEPMRHQGRATGAAIALGAVGTVLLGILPGWWYGLLRVGQQFLAGT